One genomic window of Arvicola amphibius chromosome 4, mArvAmp1.2, whole genome shotgun sequence includes the following:
- the Tmem132e gene encoding transmembrane protein 132E produces the protein MHKAGGMRRLPGQSVGCHAGHRQLLCVSLPKLIPAVLTPLSYPSGASHSPATDIPRPPSWCGSSDTTPHLSVFSNLPKHIQGTLVAVIVLGEQSSGGQKKPQLPAQSTKMDLENLVRFREFLKLVVFKLFTSLLKLPCRMECFDLWTNCYTNVYKRQKACYQGRGLQGIAHASPGPLAALPCNPPPQGGPKGCLRFMGHRSTCVRVAPAHVCTCVRRPKEVSQGGGCIPEGFLEKVALRLQPACIRRELEGRADHEQEEAVREKGNSEVPHYKLGLGKSTRAKGPRMPHVKDIEFLSKVPGVLGLELGSPICAQEKGGKSEGVFRIPVDTTPLKALWGDGMGELVGGCGMNSAMRSPEASSDHSGPLCFLSIVASRSHPASPSPPGSQASPVLPVSYRLSHTRLAFFLKEARPLPPATINGSLQRSEPFVVFQTKELPVLNVSLGPFSTSQVVVRELLQPSSTLDIPERLTVNWKVRAFIVRARVPVSQPVAQVLFYVAGRDWDDFGVTERLPCVRLHAFRDAREVRSSCRLGGALATCLVRAELPLAWFGPPAPAAPPSARRKSPDGLEPEATAESQQVELYYTLHAPDAAGGCGSARRGPGPGAAARAETPTQHPLLRIGSISLFRPPPRRAVQEHRLDSNLMIRLPDRPLRPGEVLSILLYLAPNSSSAASPSVEHFTLRVKAKKGVTLLGTKSRSGQWRVTSELLTGAKHSTATVDVAWAQGTPLPPWEGQGPLEILQLDFEMENFTSQSVKRRIMWHIDYRGHSALPDLERVVTELTVIQRDVQAILPLAMDTEIINTAILTGRTVAIPVKVIAIEVSGLVLDVSALVECQSDNEDIIKVSSSCDYVFVSGKESRGSMNARVTFRYDVLSAPLEMTVWVPKLPLHIELSDARLSQVKGWRVPILSDRRSARESEDEEEEEEERRQSASRGCTLQYQHATLQVFTQFHTTSSEGTDQVVTMLGPDWLVEVTDLVSDFMRVGDPRVAHLVDSSTLAGLEPGTTPFKVVSPLTEAVLGETLLTVTEEKVSITQLQAQVVASLALSLRPSPGSSHTILATTAAQPTLSFAKQEALLSLWLSYSDGTTAPLSLYSPRDYGLLVSSLDERVATVTQDKAFPLVVAEAEGSGDLLRAELTISESCQKTKRKSVLAITPVGLRIHFGRDEEDPTYDYPGPSQPGPGGGEDEARGAGPPGTAIPAGEIPGLGTSGPVPLTEDYLPLPTGFLQMPRGLTDLEIGMYALLGVFCLAILVFLINCIVFVLRYRHKRIPPEGQTSMDHSHHWVFLGNGQPLRVQGELSPPAGSALETVPACCHGDHHSSGSSQTSVQSQVHGRGDGSSGGSARDQTEDPASSPTSKRKRVKFTTFTTLPSEELAYDSVPAGEEDEEDEEDLGWGCPDVTGTTRPTPPPDLHNYMRRIKDIA, from the exons GATGGACCTAGAGAATCTGGTCAGATTCAGGGAGTTCTTGAAGCTGGTTGTTTTCAAGTTGTTTACCTCCCTGCTTAAGCTCCCCTGCAGGATGGAGTGTTTTGATCTCTGGACAAATTGTTACACAAATGTCTATAAGAGGCAGAAAGCGTGCTATCAGGGAAGAGGGCTCCAGGGAATAGCCCATGCTAGCCCAGGGCCCCTGGCAGCTCTGCCCTGCaacccccctccccagggaggccCCAAAGGGTGCCTCAGATTCATGGGACACAGAAG CACATGTGTAAGAGTTGctcctgcacatgtgtgcacctgtgtgcggAGGCCAAAG GAAGTTTCCCAGGGTGGAGGCTGCATCCCGGAGGGATTCCTGGAGAAGGTGGCACTGAGGCTACAGCCTGCTTGTATAAGGAGAGAACTGGAGGGAAGAGCAGATCATGAACAAGAAGAGGCAGTAAGGGAGAAGGGTAACAGTGAGGTGCCCCATTACAAGCTGGGGCTAGGAAAGAGCACTAGGGCCAAGGGGCCCCGGATGCCACATGTCAAAGACATTGAATTTCTCAGTAAGGTGCCCGGTGTGCTCG GACTTGAGCTGGGAAGTCCCATCTGTGcccaggagaaagggggaaagtcAGAAGGG gTTTTCAGGATACCAGTGGATACAACCCCACTGAAGGCTCTCTGGGGAGATGGGATGGGTGAATTAGTGGGGGGTTGTGGGATGAATAGTGCCATGAGGTCCCCAGAGGCCTCTTCTGACCATTCCGGACCTCTGTGCTTTTTGTCCATAGTCGCCAGCCGCTCCCACCCAGCCAGCCCCAGTCCCCCAGGATCGCAAGCCAGCCCTGTGCTACCGGTTAGCTACCGCCTGTCGCACACGCGGCTGGCCTTCTTCCTGAAGGAGGCGCGGCCCCTGCCGCCAGCCACAATCAACGGCTCCCTGCAGCGCTCAGAGCCCTTCGTGGTGTTCCAGACCAAGGAGCTGCCGGTTCTCAACGTGTCCCTGGGACCCTTCAGCACCAGCCAAGTGGTGGTGCGGGAACTTCTGCAGCCATCCAGCACCCTGGACATCCCCGAGCGCCTGACGGTCAACTGGAAAGTACGCGCTTTCATCGTGCGCGCCCGCGTGCCCGTCTCGCAGCCCGTGGCACAGGTGCTTTTCTATGTGGCCGGTCGCGACTGGGACGACTTCGGAGTCACCGAGCGGCTGCCCTGTGTCCGCCTGCACGCCTTCCGGGACGCACGTGAGGTGCGGAGCTCGTGTCGCCTGGGCGGGGCCTTAGCCACCTGCTTGGTGCGCGCCGAACTGCCCCTGGCCTGGTTCGGACCCCCGGCTCCGGCTGCTCCGCCCAGTGCCCGCCGCAAGTCCCCCGACGGACTGGAGCCCGAGGCGACGGCCGAGAGCCAGCAGGTAGAACTCTACTATACGCTGCACGCCCCCGATGCAGCGGGCGGCTGCGGGAGCGCGCGGCGCGGGCCTGGGCCCGGAGCAGCCGCGCGTGCCGAAACCCCCACGCAGCACCCGCTGCTGCGCATTGGTAGCATCAGCTTGTTTCGGCCACCGCCGCGTAGGGCCGTTCAGGAGCATAGGCTGGACAGCAACTTGATGATCCGCCTGCCCGACAGGCCACTCAGGCCTGGTGAGGTACTCAGCATCCTTCTCTACCTGGCACCCAACTCCTCCTCCGCTGCCAGCCCCAGCGTGGAGCACTTCACACTCAG AGTGAAGGCCAAGAAGGGTGTGACCCTCCTAGGCACCAAGTCTCGAAGTGGCCAGTGGCGTGTGACCTCAGAGCTGCTGACTGGGGCGAAGCATTCAACAGCCACTGTGGATGTAGCCTGGGCCCAGGGTACACCCCTTCCTCCCTG GGAGGGTCAGGGACCCCTGGAGATCTTGCAGCTCGACTTCGAGATGGAGAACTTCACCAGCCAGTCTGTAAAGCGGAGGATCATGTGGCACATTGATTACCGAGGCCACAGTGCCCTGCCCGACCTGGAGCGGGTTGTCACTGAGCTGACGGTCATCCAGAGGGATGTGCAAGCCATCCTGCCCCTGGCCATG gacacagagatcATCAACACTGCCATACTGACAGGCCGGACTGTGGCCATTCCCGTCAAGGTCATCGCCATTGAGGTGTCTGGCCTTGTCCTTGATGTTTCTGCCCTGGTGGAGTGCCAGTCTGACAATGAGGACATCATCAAG GTTTCCAGCAGCTGTGACTATGTGTTTGTGAGTGGGAAGGAGTCTCGAGGGTCCATGAACGCCAGAGTCACCTTCCGCTACGATGTCCTCAGTGCCCCCCTGGAAATGACAGTCTGGGTCCCCAAGCTACCTCTGCACATCGAGCTCTCCGATGCTCGCCTCAGCCAAGTGAAGGGATGGAGGGTACCTATCCTTTCGGACCGAAG GTCAGCTCGGGAGAgcgaagatgaggaggaggaagaagaagaacgGAGACAGAGTGCCAGCCGAGGCTGCACTCTGCAATACCAGCATGCCACCCTGCAGGTCTTCACCCAGTTTCACACGACGTCCTCCGAGGGCACCGACCAGGTGGTCACCATGCTGGGCCCTGACTGGCTGGTGGAGGTCACGGACCTGGTCAGTGACTTCATGCGGGTGGGTGACCCCCGAGTGGCTCACTTGGTGGACAGCAGCACACTGGCAGGACTGGAGCCAGGCACCACCCCCTTCAAG GTTGTGTCCCCTCTGACCGAGGCTGTGCTGGGGGAGACGCTACTCACAGTGACAGAGGAGAAGGTCAGTATCACACAGCTGCAGGCCCAGGTGGTGGCCAGTCTCGCTCTGTCCCTGCGACccagccctgggagcagccacACCATCTTGGCCACCACAGCTGCACAGCCCACCCTCAGCTTCGCCAAGCAG GAAGCCCTGCTGAGTCTGTGGCTCTCCTACAGTGATGGAACCACAGCCCCGCTCTCTTTATACAGTCCCCGGGACTACGGGCTTTTGGTGAGCAGCCTGGATGAGCGGGTAGCCACTGTGACCCAAGACAAGGCTTTCCCACTGGtggtggctgaggcagagggcTCAGGAGATCTGCTTCGTGCAGAGCTCACCATCTCAGAGAGCTGCCAGAAAACCAAGCGTAAGAGTGTGCTGGCTATTACTCCCGTGGGCCTGCGAATACACTTTGGGCGGGATGAGGAGGATCCCACATACGACTACCCGGGGCCCAGCCAGCCCGGGCCTGGTGGGGGCGAGGACGAGGCCCGAGGAGCTGGTCCACCAGGCACTGCCATCCCCGCTGGCGAGATCCCTGGATTGGGCACTTCTGGCCCGGTGCCACTCACAGAGGACTACCTACCGCTGCCCACGGGCTTCCTGCAGATGCCCCGGGGGCTGACGGACCTAGAGATTGGTATGTACGCACTTCTGGGGGTCTTCTGCCTCGCCATCCTTGTCTTCCTCATCAACTGCATCGTGTTCGTACTGCGATACCGGCACAAGCGAATCCCTCCCGAGGGTCAGACCAGCATGGACCACTCGCACCACTGGGTGTTCTTGGGCAATGGGCAGCCACTGCGGGTGCAAGGTGAGCTGTCGCCACCTGCAGGGAGCGCCCTGGAAaccgtgcctgcctgctgccacggtGATCACCACAGCAGTGGCAGTTCGCAGACCAGCGTCCAGAGCCAAGTGCACGGCCGTGGGGACGGCTCCTCTGGGGGCTCGGCCAGGGACCAGACAGAGGACCCTGCTAGCTCGCCCACCTCCAAGCGCAAGAGGGTCAAGTTCACGACCTTCACCACTCTTCCCTCAGAGGAGCTGGCCTATGACTCGGTGCCTGCTGgcgaagaggatgaggaggacgaagaggacctgggttggggtTGTCCAGATGTGACCGGAACCACGCGGCCCACTCCACCCCCGGACCTGCACAATTACATGCGCAGAATCAAAGACATTGCATAG